The DNA sequence CTGGGCCCAGATATATAAGGAGCAGCTCAACACCCGCATTGTGCTGGTTGCCATGGAAACATGGGCAGATGGGGACAAGATCCAGGTGCAGGATGACCTCCTGGAGACCCTAGCCCGACTTATGGTCTACCGGCGGGAGAGTCTGCCTGAGTCCAGCGATGCCACCCACCTCTTCTCGTGAGTCCCCTACCCCCAGCACCCTGCCAGCCTCCACTGACTGCCCCAGGGCTTAGGGTTCCTGAATACCTGCCTGGGCCAGGAGCTCTCCTCTGAGCCTGCAAATCAGACTTACCTTACACCTGCCACCAGCCACAGCTGAATCTTAGGCTGGTGCCCTCTGCCTTAGTCCTGGTGGTCCTTCGTCCCCACCTCCCCTTagtctcctctttcccttttcagACTGTCCCATCATCCCTTCCTCAGGGAAAATCTAATAAAAGCACCTTGCAGCAAGAGATGAACCTCTCATTTAGCATGAGGTCTAGTGAGCCCAAAGAGGGGAGGggcttgcctgaggtcacacaggctGATGCGAAGGGCAAGGCCCAAACCCTAAGGAAGAACCCCAGTAAGGGAGGCACCAAGACCTCCTCACAGCCCCTGAGAGCCACCAAAGGGAGCAAGAGGTCATCCCGACAACTCTCTGTCTTCCAGGGGCAGGACCTTCCAGAGCACCAGCAGCGGGGCAGCCTATGTGGGAGGCATCTGCTCGCTGTCCAGGGGTGGGGGTGTGAATGAGGTGAGCAGAGAGGGCCATAGCTGGGGTGAGGGCTGAGGGAGAGAGGCTACAAAGAAGCAGGGTGCCTGTTGGTAGGACATAGGCATCGCTATGCTCCATCTCTCTCACCCCTAGTATGGGAACATGGGGGCGATGGCAGTGACCCTAGCCCAGACACTGGGGCAGAATCTGGGCATGATGTGGAACAAACACCGGAGCTCAGCAGGTATTGCCCATCAGAGGCCCCCATGTGGGCCCACGGCCAGCCCAGATGCATGCCCAGCCCAGCTAGAAGTGAAGAGGGTGTGAGGGGATGCTCCCTGACCCCCTTATGTCCTGGTTTACCTCTCAGGGGACTGCAAATGTCCAGACATCTGGCTGGGCTGCATCATGGAGGACACTGGGTGAGTTCTTGGGGACAAGAGGAGAGGGTCTTGGGCAAGGGAAGTCTTAGAGCGAGCACTGAAAGGCGGTCTGGACCGGAGGCCTAGCTCACGGACGGCTGCTTAGGATTCCAAGAAGCCCAGTTGTGTGCAAACACTGCACAGGGAGCCCAAAATTGCCCTGCTGGACACCCAAACTGGCCAGGCTGTACTGCGAGCGATTGCCGCTGGGCGGCGCCCAAGCCTTATGCGGAGACACGGTGCCTCCGGAGTGCTCCAGCACTGGGGCGGTCTGAGTCCTGAGGTTCCGCAGTGGGGACCGGAGCGAGCTCCTCCGACCTCTCCCTGATGGGCAAGCGGGAGGACTCACGCATTCCCGGGACATATCCTCAGCCTCCTCGCGATGGTGACAGAGTCTCAGGGCTTGCCCGTTCCCCAATCTTAACAAAGGGCGAGAGGGAGCGGGGAGCACTGAGGCCGGGTCCCCTCATGCCTGCCCAGGTTCTACCTGCCCCGCAAGTTCTCGCGCTGCAGCATCGATGAGTACAACCAGTTTTTGCAGGAGGGCGGCGGAAGCTGCCTCTTCAACAAGCCCCTCAAGGTACCGGAAATCAGGGAGTGGGGCGTGGATAGGGTCCCGGCCAGACTCCTAACACCCCCTTCTCGATCCAGCTCCTGGACCCCCCCGAATGCGGAAATGGCTTCGTGGAGACCGGGGAGGAGTGCGATTGCGGCTCGGTGCAGGTGAGCAGCCGGTACAGGCGCCAGGTGGACGAGGCGGGGAGGCCAGGGACGGTCGAGTGGACGCGAGGGGGGTTCAAGTGGGGAGGATTAGAGTTCGACCGCCTCCCTGCGCTTCTCCCCGCTACCCTCAGGAGTGCAGCCGCGCGGGTGGCAACTGCTGCAAGAAATGCACCCTGACTCACGACGCCATGTGCAGCGACGGGCTCTGCTGTCGCCGCTGCAAGGTGAGGAGGCCACGAGGCCAGGACCAGGGAGAGGATGCTTGGGCGTCATCAGGTAGGAGGCGGGAGTTAGGAAAGCAGGCAGAGCCATTGAGGGCGGAGCACATCTGTGGGCGGAGCCTACTGCGAGGAAAGCGCCAATGAGGGGTTGGGGGCGGGACCTCGCGGACGCTGTGCGTGTGGAAGGCGGGGCTACGAGGGGCCGGGAGCGGCCGAAAGGTGGTGGGGTCACAGAAATGCGAACCTACCTAGGAACCCGCTGTCATGGAGGAGGGTGGTGTTTCCGCGTGGGACggggtgggggccggggggaGACGCGAGACGCAGAGGTACTTATCCTGCGTGAGCCCAGGAATGCATCCTTTCCCTAGTACGAGCCGCGAGGCGTCTCTTGCCGAGAAGCCGTGAACGAGTGCGACATCGCCGAGACCTGCACCGGGGATTCAAGCCAGGTCTGCCCGGGCCGGTCATCCTGCAGAGCCCCGGGCAAGGCTCCCCTTATCCCTATCGGCTTGGCTCTGTGGGGTGACTGCTCTCTGGCCCCCTCTGCTCCTCAGCTGGCGACGCCTGCCGTCAATGAGCCTCGGTTTCTTTCTCCGAGAAAGGGGTTCTTCATGCCTCGTGGCTTTGTTCAATCATTAGACCAGCATTCATACCCTGGCTGGTATTCCCAGCGTCTGGCACAGTGCTTGTGTACGCTAGGGATCAAAGTGGATAACAATATCAACATTATTAAATCCTAATTAGGTGTTATGCTCTCCCTGCCCTGCGAGGTGGGTGGGTGCAGGAAACTGGGGTTAAACTGGAGAAGTTAGGGGACTTAGGACTCCATAGTGTCAAATCCACAGATGGAGCCCTTGACCTTGTCATGGAAGAACCCTAAGATGAGCTCCCACTTGGAGAGAATTTCTCATTGCTTCATCCCAGCCTGGTGTGGGCCTTTGCTCTTAGTCCTAGGCCTGCTCTGCTCAGTCAACTCCTCTCTCCACAGTGTCCCCCAAACCTGCACAAGCTGGATGGTTACTACTGTGATCATGAGCAGGTATGGGGGGGGCTCCTCCACCTATGGGCTCCTTGCAGTCTCTTGCCTCCATTCTGATCTCCagtgtttccatcccttctttgtTGGTTTCTCAGGGCCGCTGTTATGGGGGTCGTTGCAAAACCCGAGACCGGCAGTGCCAGGCCCTTTGGGGTCATGGTGAGTCTGAATGGATATGGGAGGTGGGACTCTAGAGGACCCAGAATGGAAAAGCTGGGGAAGGGCAGGTTCTGGCTAAATATGCCCCCCACCAAATGTGTGATTCCTTAGAATCTTTGAACCCAGCCAGCTTAGAGGTTCAAAGTGGGGGAGGTCCTGGGGTGGGTGGAGTGACACCTGGCATCATCTTCTCCAGTGGCTGCTGATCGCTTCTGCTATGAGAAACTGAACGTGGAGGGAACAGAGCGTGGGAACTGTGGGCGCAAGGGGTCAGGCTGGGTCCAATGCAATAAGCAGTGAGTAGCCAAGGCACCTACCTATTAGATGTCCCCAGCTCTGGGCAGCTGAGAGTCTTCAAAGATGGGGCACAGGTTCTCCTACTAGAGGCCTGTGAGGCCCAGTGAAGAGGGCAGATCAGAGCTCAGTAGTTGGGTCTGAGTCTTAACTTGGTGCTCACCCGTCTCCAT is a window from the Castor canadensis chromosome 11, mCasCan1.hap1v2, whole genome shotgun sequence genome containing:
- the Adam11 gene encoding disintegrin and metalloproteinase domain-containing protein 11 isoform X4, with the translated sequence MQGTRLPVCCPCLFCSSKPAEAEKEKVRRGHPTVHSETKYVELTVINDHQLFEQMRQSVVLTSNFAKSVVNLADVIYKEQLNTRIVLVAMETWADGDKIQVQDDLLETLARLMVYRRESLPESSDATHLFSGRTFQSTSSGAAYVGGICSLSRGGGVNEYGNMGAMAVTLAQTLGQNLGMMWNKHRSSAGDCKCPDIWLGCIMEDTGFYLPRKFSRCSIDEYNQFLQEGGGSCLFNKPLKLLDPPECGNGFVETGEECDCGSVQECSRAGGNCCKKCTLTHDAMCSDGLCCRRCKYEPRGVSCREAVNECDIAETCTGDSSQCPPNLHKLDGYYCDHEQGRCYGGRCKTRDRQCQALWGHVAADRFCYEKLNVEGTERGNCGRKGSGWVQCNKQDVLCGFLLCVNISGSPRQGDLGGDISSVTFYHQGKELDCRGGHVQLADGSDLSYVEDGTACGPNMLCLDHRCLPASAFNFSTCPGSGERRVCSHHGVCSNEGKCICQPDWTGKDCSIHNPLPTSPPTGETERYKGPSGTNIIIGSIAGAVLVAAIVLGGTGWGFKNIRRGRSGGA